The following coding sequences lie in one Ostrea edulis chromosome 8, xbOstEdul1.1, whole genome shotgun sequence genomic window:
- the LOC125660690 gene encoding uncharacterized protein LOC125660690 isoform X2: protein MREVKRINSSGLPDDFSMERLVEILVRTGNYELADVIHAVYQCRYEGLFPEPEECAEKIFTMKEELQNEVEERNTEIIHNSEVFAQSQSAIIQELAEYKLVVRNLKAKLKENEHTIQQWKEYARELENKLKF, encoded by the exons ATGAGAGAAGTAAAGCGTATTAATAGCTCTGGACTTCCGGATGACTTCTCTATGGAACGTCTTGTTGAAATCCTAGTCAGAACCGGAAATTACGAATTGGCTGATGTGATTCATGCCGTATATCAGTGCCGCTATGAAG GTTTGTTCCCTGAACCAGAGGAATGTGCTGAGAAGATTTTTACTATGAAAG AGGAGTTACAAAATGAAGTGGAAGAGAGAAATACTGAAATCATCCATAACAGCGAGGTTTTTGCACAAAGTCAAAGTGCTATAATTCAAGAGCTAGCAGAGTATAAGCTGGTAGTAAGGAATCTAAAGGCCAAACTGAAGGAGAATGAACACACCATTCAGCAGTGGAAAGAGTATGCAAGAGAGCTGGAAAATAAGCTTAAATTTTAA
- the LOC125662870 gene encoding uncharacterized protein LOC125662870, with translation MQRLSEEIRGLERELGALKVESNKSKPMSINNIKDNEEKMLLYTSLQFDIFDVLVRLFDLHYYNDWTPTMEIDDQLLIVLMKLKLNFRDIDLAHRFCVSRPTISNIFHTLVHTLHEMLFAGIVNKCFPSQLKCKGSMPKSFEDFSSARDSMDAIETTQDIPTHMDSQAMAYSSYKSRHTVKAVTCVAPNGAIAFCSKLYPGSISDVAIVSHSKVLQKFKAGDLILADKGFTIHD, from the exons ATGCAGCGGCTTTCAGAGGAGATAAGGGGTCTGGAAAGGGAACTTGGTGCCCTCAAAGTAGAATCCAACAAGTCAAAGCCCATGTCTATTAATAACATAAAAGACAATGAAGAGAAG ATGCTTTTATACACATCCCTACAGTTTGACATATTTGATGTCCTGGTGCGACTATTCGATCTTCATTACTATAATGATTGGACACCTACGATGGAAATTGATGACCAACTACTCATTGTCCTCATGAAGTTGAAACTCAATTTTCGTGACATTGACTTGGCCCATAGATTTTGTGTCAGCCGACCTACAATTTCGAACATTTTTCATACACTTGTCCATACTCTACATGAGATGCTGTTTGCTGGCATAGTCAACAAATGTTTTCCAAGTCAACTCAAGTGCAAAG ggTCCATGCCGAAATCTTTTGAGGATTTCTCCTCTGCCAGAGACTCCATGGATGCAATTGAAACCACCCAAGACATCCCGACACATATGGATAGTCAGGCCATGGCGTACAGTAGCTACAAAAGTCGTCATACTGTTAAAGCGGTAACTTGCGTAGCGCCAAATGGTGCTATTGCATTCTGTTCCAAACTGTATCCAGGTTCCATCTCCGATGTAGCCATTGTATCTCACAGTAAAGTCCTACAGAAGTTTAAGGCAGGAGACTTAATTTTGGCCGACAAAGGTTTTACTATCCATGATTAG
- the LOC125660690 gene encoding uncharacterized protein LOC125660690 isoform X1, whose protein sequence is MREVKRINSSGLPDDFSMERLVEILVRTGNYELADVIHAVYQCRYEGLFPEPEECAEKIFTMKGIEELQNEVEERNTEIIHNSEVFAQSQSAIIQELAEYKLVVRNLKAKLKENEHTIQQWKEYARELENKLKF, encoded by the exons ATGAGAGAAGTAAAGCGTATTAATAGCTCTGGACTTCCGGATGACTTCTCTATGGAACGTCTTGTTGAAATCCTAGTCAGAACCGGAAATTACGAATTGGCTGATGTGATTCATGCCGTATATCAGTGCCGCTATGAAG GTTTGTTCCCTGAACCAGAGGAATGTGCTGAGAAGATTTTTACTATGAAAGGTATAG AGGAGTTACAAAATGAAGTGGAAGAGAGAAATACTGAAATCATCCATAACAGCGAGGTTTTTGCACAAAGTCAAAGTGCTATAATTCAAGAGCTAGCAGAGTATAAGCTGGTAGTAAGGAATCTAAAGGCCAAACTGAAGGAGAATGAACACACCATTCAGCAGTGGAAAGAGTATGCAAGAGAGCTGGAAAATAAGCTTAAATTTTAA